The Rhodothermales bacterium genome includes a window with the following:
- a CDS encoding thiolase family protein, giving the protein MAPRPPTTRNVVLVDGCRTPFLRAGTGYMDLMSYRLGQFAIKGVLDRTGLPPERVDQVILGAVIANIKTPNVAREAAITAGIPASAPCHSVSQACISANRAIADGCLEIAAGRSNAVIAGGVDLVSDAPIQFRKAMRAKLFHAQKLRGLGGVLRFAASLRPADFFPERPEVAEFSTGRVMGEDCDIMAARFGITREAQDAFAVRSHHLAAQAHADGHLPREIVPVSIPPTFEAITADNGIRPDTSLEQAGRLKPAFDRRYGTLTAANSSFLTDGGAAVLLMDEGAALEAGLSPLAEVIDFVFTGQD; this is encoded by the coding sequence ATGGCGCCGCGTCCGCCCACCACCCGCAACGTCGTCCTCGTCGACGGCTGCCGTACCCCGTTCCTCCGGGCCGGCACGGGGTACATGGACCTGATGTCCTATCGCCTCGGCCAGTTTGCGATTAAAGGAGTGCTGGACCGGACGGGCCTTCCGCCGGAGCGTGTCGATCAGGTCATTCTGGGGGCGGTCATCGCCAACATAAAAACGCCGAACGTAGCCCGGGAAGCCGCCATCACGGCCGGCATCCCGGCCTCCGCGCCCTGCCACTCGGTGTCTCAGGCCTGCATCTCGGCGAACCGGGCCATCGCGGACGGGTGCCTCGAGATTGCCGCCGGGCGGTCGAACGCGGTCATCGCCGGCGGGGTCGACCTGGTCTCCGACGCGCCCATCCAGTTTCGGAAGGCGATGCGGGCCAAGCTGTTTCATGCACAGAAGCTGAGGGGGCTGGGGGGTGTCCTCCGCTTCGCCGCCTCCCTCCGGCCGGCGGATTTTTTCCCGGAGCGACCGGAAGTGGCGGAGTTCAGCACCGGACGGGTGATGGGGGAGGACTGCGACATCATGGCCGCACGCTTTGGAATCACCCGCGAGGCGCAGGATGCCTTCGCCGTCCGTTCCCATCACCTGGCCGCGCAGGCGCATGCGGACGGCCACTTGCCCCGCGAAATCGTCCCGGTATCCATTCCACCGACGTTTGAAGCCATTACGGCAGACAACGGCATTCGCCCAGATACCAGCCTCGAGCAGGCCGGCCGGCTCAAGCCGGCTTTCGACCGCCGCTACGGCACCCTGACCGCCGCCAACTCGTCGTTTCTCACGGACGGCGGCGCCGCCGTCTTACTGATGGACGAGGGCGCCGCGCTGGAGGCCGGCCTGTCGCCCCTTGCCGAGGTGATCGACTTCGTCTTTACCGGGCAGGACC
- the recA gene encoding recombinase RecA, giving the protein MAASETPKQKALDLAVKQIEKQFGKGAIMRLGDAPIAIMETISTGSLALDAALGVWGVPRGRIIEIFGPESSGKTTLATHIIAEAQKAGGACAFIDAEHAFDATYAKKLGVDVDNLLVSQPDAGEQALNICDMLVRSGALDVVVIDSVAALVPQAELEGDMGDSSMGLQARLMSQAMRKLTGTLNRTNTVLIFINQIREKIGVMFGSPETTTGGRALKFYASVRLDIRRIGAIKEGTEVVGNRTRVKVVKNKVAPPFREAEFDIIYGEGISSSGELTDLAVTYEIIQKSGAWYAYGDQKIGQGREATKNWLRESTAMQEEIKKRVKEAMGMDPHGPKKPKSALVANGVDESYED; this is encoded by the coding sequence ATGGCAGCATCCGAAACTCCGAAGCAGAAAGCGCTGGACCTGGCGGTCAAGCAGATCGAGAAACAGTTTGGCAAGGGGGCGATCATGCGCCTGGGTGATGCGCCTATCGCGATCATGGAGACGATATCCACCGGTTCGCTGGCGCTGGACGCCGCGCTCGGCGTCTGGGGCGTGCCCCGGGGGCGCATCATCGAGATTTTTGGCCCGGAGTCGTCCGGTAAGACGACACTAGCGACGCACATCATTGCCGAGGCTCAGAAGGCCGGCGGCGCATGCGCGTTTATCGACGCCGAACACGCCTTCGACGCGACATATGCGAAGAAATTGGGCGTGGATGTAGACAACCTGCTGGTTTCCCAGCCGGATGCCGGCGAGCAGGCCCTCAACATCTGCGACATGCTCGTGCGCAGCGGCGCGCTGGATGTGGTCGTGATCGACTCCGTCGCCGCGCTCGTCCCGCAGGCCGAGTTGGAAGGGGACATGGGCGACAGCAGCATGGGCCTCCAGGCCCGCCTCATGAGCCAGGCCATGCGTAAGCTCACGGGCACCCTGAACCGGACGAACACGGTGCTTATCTTCATCAACCAGATCCGTGAGAAGATCGGGGTGATGTTCGGCAGCCCGGAGACGACGACCGGCGGACGTGCGCTAAAGTTTTACGCCTCCGTCCGTCTGGACATTCGCCGCATCGGCGCGATCAAGGAAGGCACGGAGGTGGTTGGCAACCGGACCCGCGTCAAGGTGGTCAAGAACAAGGTCGCCCCGCCATTCCGGGAGGCCGAGTTCGACATCATCTACGGCGAGGGAATTTCTTCTTCCGGCGAACTCACCGACCTGGCCGTCACCTACGAAATCATCCAGAAAAGTGGGGCCTGGTATGCCTATGGGGACCAGAAAATCGGCCAGGGCCGCGAGGCGACGAAAAACTGGCTCCGGGAATCCACCGCCATGCAGGAGGAGATCAAGAAGCGGGTGAAGGAAGCGATGGGCATGGACCCCCACGGCCCCAAAAAACCCAAGAGCGCTCTGGTGGCGAACGGCGTGGATGAGTCGTACGAAGACTGA
- a CDS encoding competence/damage-inducible protein A, producing the protein MTAHIITVGDELLIGQVINTNVAWLGEQLTLAGVDVTEALTISDDQPVIEAAIARSWAVADLVVVTGGLGPTHDDVTREAVAGFLGVPLVFHQDVLDHVAHLFERFKRTMPESNRSQAMAPLGCEVLHNPVGTAPGLWFAGEHRGRKSALLVVPGVPREMKRIVADHLMPRLATSDSLRTIKHLTIHTLGIGESHLQEQIRDIVATLDPGQRLAYLPDMGSVRLRISSFAKTPEAANRQVESFAARVQERLGAFVVGIDQDVLEQAVGKLLMARGLTVATAESCTGGLIGDRITNISGASEYFKGGVIAYCNSVKSTVLGVSEEVLRHEGAVSEQVAIQMALGVRRLLDADIGLSSTGIMGPGGGTPEKPVGTVWIGYADASGAEAQLIETRRERLPNKQYASMAVLDLLRKKLLV; encoded by the coding sequence ATGACCGCGCACATCATCACCGTAGGAGACGAGCTGCTCATCGGGCAGGTAATAAATACGAACGTGGCCTGGCTGGGAGAGCAATTGACGCTGGCGGGGGTGGACGTGACGGAGGCGTTGACGATATCGGACGATCAGCCGGTGATCGAGGCCGCAATCGCGCGTTCGTGGGCGGTGGCGGATCTCGTGGTGGTGACGGGAGGCCTCGGGCCTACCCACGACGATGTGACGCGCGAAGCGGTCGCCGGCTTTCTCGGGGTCCCGCTGGTGTTCCACCAGGACGTACTCGACCACGTCGCCCACCTATTTGAACGGTTCAAGCGGACGATGCCCGAAAGTAACCGGAGCCAGGCCATGGCGCCGCTGGGTTGCGAAGTGCTGCATAATCCCGTAGGCACGGCGCCCGGGTTGTGGTTCGCCGGTGAGCATCGAGGACGTAAGAGTGCCCTGCTCGTCGTCCCGGGGGTGCCGCGCGAAATGAAACGCATCGTGGCGGACCATCTGATGCCCCGGCTGGCGACTTCGGACAGCCTGCGGACGATCAAACACCTCACCATCCATACGCTGGGCATCGGCGAATCACACCTCCAAGAGCAGATCCGCGATATTGTCGCAACCCTCGATCCCGGACAACGCCTCGCGTATCTGCCCGACATGGGGAGCGTGCGCCTCCGCATCTCCTCGTTTGCCAAGACGCCGGAGGCTGCCAATCGTCAGGTAGAAAGCTTCGCCGCCCGGGTACAGGAGCGGCTGGGCGCGTTTGTTGTCGGCATCGATCAAGACGTGCTTGAGCAGGCGGTCGGGAAATTATTGATGGCGCGGGGGCTGACTGTGGCCACTGCCGAGAGCTGCACCGGAGGGCTCATCGGGGACCGCATCACCAATATCAGCGGGGCTTCGGAGTACTTCAAGGGGGGCGTGATCGCCTATTGTAACAGCGTAAAAAGCACGGTGCTGGGGGTGTCTGAGGAGGTCCTGCGTCACGAAGGCGCCGTGAGTGAACAGGTGGCGATACAGATGGCGCTGGGGGTCCGCCGGCTGCTGGACGCCGACATCGGTCTCTCGTCCACCGGCATCATGGGCCCCGGAGGCGGTACCCCGGAAAAGCCCGTCGGCACCGTCTGGATCGGGTATGCGGATGCCTCGGGCGCCGAGGCCCAACTGATCGAGACGCGGCGGGAGCGGCTGCCCAACAAACAGTACGCTAGCATGGCCGTGCTGGACCTGCTACGGAAAAAGTTGCTCGTCTGA
- the pyrE gene encoding orotate phosphoribosyltransferase — protein MTTHPPPDFNPRERRIAGALLSIGAVALSPEAPFTWASGLKSPIYCDNRLTMAHPDIRRQITRGFGELIDQYELSPDVIAGTATAGIPHAAWLAEVLDLPMVYVRSKPKEHGRLHQIEGQLEPGRRVVVIEDLISTGGSSMAVVRVLQQAGAVVEAVLGIFSYGFPEAHHLFKEAGVPAYTLTTFAALMDVAAAEGRIPENAREALDSWRKDPKAWSEAVVAREQIPR, from the coding sequence GTGACTACCCATCCCCCCCCAGATTTTAATCCGCGCGAGCGCCGCATCGCCGGCGCGCTGCTGTCCATCGGCGCCGTAGCCCTGTCCCCGGAGGCCCCCTTTACGTGGGCCTCGGGCCTGAAGTCGCCTATCTACTGCGACAATCGCCTCACCATGGCCCATCCGGACATCCGCCGCCAGATCACGAGGGGGTTTGGCGAGCTGATCGATCAGTACGAGCTTAGCCCGGACGTGATTGCCGGCACCGCGACGGCTGGCATCCCGCATGCGGCATGGCTCGCCGAGGTGTTGGACCTGCCGATGGTTTATGTACGCTCTAAACCAAAAGAACATGGCCGACTGCATCAGATCGAGGGCCAACTCGAACCCGGTCGACGCGTCGTGGTCATCGAAGACTTGATCTCCACGGGCGGCTCTTCGATGGCGGTCGTTCGTGTGCTCCAGCAAGCCGGCGCGGTCGTGGAGGCTGTTCTGGGGATCTTCTCCTACGGATTTCCCGAGGCACACCACTTGTTTAAGGAGGCCGGCGTTCCGGCGTATACCCTGACGACGTTCGCCGCCCTGATGGATGTGGCCGCCGCCGAGGGCCGCATCCCCGAAAACGCGAGAGAAGCCCTGGATTCCTGGCGGAAGGACCCAAAGGCCTGGAGCGAGGCCGTCGTGGCGCGGGAGCAAATCCCTCGGTAA